A stretch of the Helicoverpa armigera isolate CAAS_96S chromosome 5, ASM3070526v1, whole genome shotgun sequence genome encodes the following:
- the LOC110384044 gene encoding E3 ubiquitin-protein ligase hyd isoform X8 encodes MSSMHFVVHPLPGTEDQLIDRLKEVADRWNRYGTGAGSSALSSLRGVRAVAAGPAHIACLLEDGTICRAAFSIIPDRLDLSKTDASKNGGNGGGGSGGGGTSGGKQGGSGGGCGSRQQPRTRARIMRNSIRATPSSQGSTSRATGVIIGASGSGRVVSVPAPFVPEDLVTQAQVVLQGKSRSLIIRELQRTNLDVNLAVNNLLSRDDEEGEEPEGGEGGDGYVPEDLISLLDGGFHAAQQDHSVIIDADTMFSEDIFGYAAIRSRSGGGGGSSGGRGGASRESSSSTQERPSEFSRWRERQYFGPRRWLESALRDTSWDKDGGNNDGAESKKKDSSIAASPLWVSEELEYWDSNIRFTHIAATYSELIAISTQGQLHQWRWADAHPYQRNDASGSVSAYHPRSTWLGMAPGERVINISAAGIRISVLTDTGRIATFLDESIAHAPGASRLEHPLQTFMEFGSDKAISLHVCSLYTVARLDSGALYWWGVLPLGQRARLWEKHRARSRKQQRGHSSTAPQDLQAGQSVTMKNAPMYQPGAVGFNMSTGVPKVGVLQNAAWNLSDMCRFKLLPPPQPDRSVSDKDKRDLQNQSPLTVSSVKASSSSSNSKDGAKDSNKDMADRLDMPPPPSPASSTCSDTSTSHKRAKRVTVRGEEGSSNDGSKRDEEEWPLKEVVFLEDVKSVPLGRVLKVDGAYAAVRFPTIGKDGKEVVPSTPDDLSTLLQDCRLVRKDDLVAVKWGVGGAAGPRGPDCLQRSPRKIALPPDVQVITIAVDSRGVHAVVRRAGGALAYAVYAVGTTRALTDSAFPTDNSALLGYSNGQAIQLATAAEGSEPVVMMVDGNGALYPVSRDCVGMVREPPPLNLPPARALAAHALPLHPHAAAAAAAHPHHTALKSQVALIILVPEPQLMMPRVLRCDLDGVRQLLHQLESDSNKQQILSILQERCDGNRNILHACVHMCAPTSNKEPDIAGGTSSGGAGAEESVPAISWPPETFEASGDEDSLMGLTNNGKMSGGGNSGGGAVSADPAERRGNALAALRALCESSLLQPFLMQLLTAKDGMGQTPLMAAVAERAYRAALVILDAIRACPEADEAQRSAAIFPPNASPDHSPLLVLCCNDTCSFTWTGQEHINQDIFECKTCGLTGSLCCCTECAKVCHKGHDCKLKRTSPTAYCDCWEKCRCKALVGGNWTARCDLLARLARDTSLATHFNSRGESILLFLVQTVGRQAVEQRQFRAGGGRGRGPRKQPGSDAEVDAPDHDLEPPKFARRALLHLLGDWPAVEAAVMCGASGAAGESESRPSSPSPSQSGTTLLDKFTHALIVKCTNEMLDTLLHTLIREQQNDTIPGRAERAREVARRFVRSVARIFVIFSVEMAPGAAKKKGPLSITSSLVRCRRVFAALVALAVEELVEAADALLAPVRLGVVRPTAPFPLATTYVDLVNGSEDLFGVEPLSTGHSRLAHARRESTAGGGRGAVAGGTSMGSSTLVPDRSSTPVATEYADDVAGEALGADDDASETDEPGAPAPNHGQHAAQPQDNQHHDDAMADRGQEQHVVVENGTERAEGGESESELDLLAEVETESDSDDQDNGESAQRSVQTGATQGSDAGIASLLLYPDDESGDSTQPEDEDSEAGETDEQDGEAEPPLHDGETLERRAAPPARPNLAPHSMQWAIRRSRETARGTSGSTGGVRLTGSSSLVFIDPASLRRSAAAAAGAHDPHSTSTTASCLARAFGIVIRQIADLLWEYERVTLPLPRMVPLAYREALRLQCYLERQLKPTWDWLVTVMDATEAQLRFGASLTSNNASTSTGDSGRSAAPATRRTTSLTSPATRIIGFSEGPRARDREQGVEAGSARREFLAYCLSLLRAHSAEHAEQLPVLDVAALKHVAYVLDALVYYMRAAQPQPHHHHHLWTPDENENEEGDEEMVVGGGTAAESDSEGEGARGRAHAFFQRSDSTLCLGCPPPDPFNMTMQDALPLADQPQLLQPNARREELFGMPRQPVTVPASGDAPPGVNNPLEGNIALVPRRLGLSTRGTDRGWSPPARPASAPPTHTHTLTRDEPQDLSCAKDASTKMDIDTDGEYLSDSDSNEARQIPRKKHHRHPHSVNLTTGNSSMHDSMAQPSEFHTLVDTACSIIEAPHQQNISASPSPGPSGSNTVVAEARASSSRSPGKTVIVRAGELLSAADPLESQEISAHVTVETTGLPPPPLLPTLTAPAQPRACPSLGASVSHDLLLGRWRLSLDLFGRVFTEDVGLEPGSVVAELGGFPLKEVKFRRDMEKLRNSQQRDLTLHKMERDRAKLLQQTFAELNSAFAGQNRRAHSAQPPLAVNRVKVTFRDEPGEGSGVARSFYTSVAEALLANEKLPPLEPATGSGTTSSSTNGTSGSANTNAGGASSNSGARSGAGRARSKDAARRTPGRPAPRPPASREPRRVLSVDARPYSPQAAPGTEGAGYSGDRPGGHNEHLTLHQAQLGERLYPRVHSLHPTFAGKITGMLLELTPAQLLVLLASEDALRQKVREAMDLIVMHPSEAILDLDVFSLSERGGGGASGAGAGAAGTSGSAPAPADDAAPLFYSPGKRGYYSPRQGRATPERINAFRNVGRIIGLCLLQNELCPMFLNRHVLKYILARPVRFHDLAFFDPVVYESLRQLVVDAETGDSHSLFAALDLNFSLEMCEEEGGGCVELVPGGRDIEVTALNVYDYVRKYAQHRMLLSQEKALEAMRVGVLDVLPESALEGLTAEDLRLLLNGVGDINVAALVSYTSFNDESGEPSERLARFKRWLWAIVDKMTHLERQDLVYFWTGSPALPASEEGFQPMPSVTIRPADDAHLPTANTCISRLYIPLYSSRHVLKHKLLLAIKTKNFGFV; translated from the exons ATGTCTTCAATGCATTTTGTGGTTCATCCTTTGCCTGGCACAGAGGATCAATTGATAGACag gCTAAAGGAAGTTGCTGACCGTTGGAATAGATATGGGACAGGTGCAGGATCGTCGGCTCTCAGTTCACTGCGAGGAGTACGTGCAGTGGCCGCCGGTCCAGCACATATCGCTTGTCTGCTGGAAGATGGTACTATCTGCCGTGCCGCCTTCTCCATAATTCCAGATAGATTGGACTTGAGTAAAACCGACGCTAGTAAGAATGGGGGTAATGGTGGAGGTGGCAGTGGCGGCGGAGGCACGAGTGGAGGCAAGCAAGGGGGCAGTGGCGGGGGTTGTGGCTCGCGTCAGCAACCACGCACTAGGGCCCGTATTATGAGGAACTCTATTCGAGCTACTCCTAGTTCGCAAG GATCTACAAGCCGTGCAACGGGTGTAATAATTGGAGCATCAGGTTCAGGACGAGTCGTTTCTGTTCCCGCGCCATTTGTCCCGGAAGATCTTGTCACACAGGCTCAAGTAGTCCTACAAGGAAAGAGCAGGAGTCTCATTATTAGGGAGTTACAG CGAACAAACTTGGACGTGAATTTGGCGGTGAACAACTTGCTGTCGCGCGACGACGAGGAGGGCGAGGAACCGGAAGGCGGTGAGGGAGGCGATGGCTACGTGCCCGAGGACCTCATCTCGCTGTTGGACGGCGGCTTCCACGCCGCGCAGCAGGATCACTCCGTCATCATCGACGCGGACACCATGTTTTCTGAGGACATCTTCGGGTACGCGGCTATCAGAAG TCGCagtggtggcggcggcggcagcagcGGCGGTCGCGGAGGCGCCAGTCGCGAGAGCAGCAGCTCCACTCAGGAGCGCCCCTCAGAGTTCAGTCGGTGGCGCGAACGTCAGTACTTTGGGCCACGTCGGTGGCTCGAATCGGCTCTGCGCGATACCTCTTGGGACAAGGACGGAGGTAATAATGATGGAG CTGAGAGCAAGAAAAAGGATTCTTCGATTGCGGCGTCACCACTTTGGGTGTCTGAAGAGTTGGAGTACTGGGACAGTAACATACGTTTCACCCATATCGCGGCCACGTACAGTGAGCTTATCGCGATCTCGACTCAGGGTCAACTGCACCAGTGGCGCTGGGCTGATGCTCATCCTTACCAACGCAATGAT GCATCAGGATCGGTGAGTGCCTATCACCCTCGCTCCACCTGGTTGGGCATGGCTCCCGGCGAGCGAGTAATTAACATCAGCGCAGCCGGCATCCGCATCTCAGTCCTTACTGACACTGGCAGGATTGCCACTTTCCTTGACGAATCTATCG CTCATGCTCCTGGGGCTTCACGTCTCGAACATCCTCTTCAGACGTTTATGGAGTTTGGATCTGATAAGGCAATCTCTCTCCACGTATGTTCTTTGTATACCGTCGCGAGATTGGACTCTGGAGCGCTGTATTGGTG GGGAGTCCTTCCATTGGGGCAGCGAGCTCGTCTCTGGGAGAAACATCGTGCGCGCTCTCGCAAGCAGCAGCGCGGACACTCGTCTACGGCGCCGCAAGACTTGCAGGCCGGACAAAGCGTTACTATGAAGAATGCGCCCATGTACCAACCCGGCGCCGTCG GATTCAATATGTCGACCGGAGTGCCAAAAGTCGGGGTTCTGCAGAATGCTGCTTGGAACCTATCTGACATGTGTCGGTTCAAGTTGTTACCGCCACCTCAACCTGACCGTTCCGTCTCTGATAAAGACAAGAGGGATTTACAG AATCAGTCGCCTCTAACAGTTTCGTCTGTGAAAGCTTCGTCTTCAAGCAGCAACAGCAAGGATGGCGCTAAGGATAGCAACAAGGACATGGCTGATAGGCTTGACATGCCGCCGCCGCCCAGCCCAGCGTCTTCCACTTGCAGTGACACCAGCACATCACACA aaCGCGCCAAGCGCGTAACTGTACGCGGCGAAGAAGGCTCTTCTAATGACGGTTCTAAACGTGACGAGGAGGAATGGCCGCTAAAGGAGGTCGTATTCCTGGAAGACGTAAAGAGTGTGCCATTAGGGCGAGTGCTCAAAGTGGACGGAGCTTACGCCGCTGTGAGGTTCCCTACCATCGGCAAGGACGGCAAGGAGGTTGTGCCATCGACCCCCGATGATCTGTCGACGCTGCTGCAAGACTGCCGTCTTGTTCGCAAAGATGACTTGGTAGCTGTCAAGTGGGGAGTGGGCGGAGCCGCCGGGCCTCGCGGACCTGACTGTCTGCAGCGCTCGCCGAGGAAGATTGCCCTGCCACCTGATGTACAAGTTATCACTATTGCC GTGGACAGCCGCGGCGTGCACGCGGTGGTGCgtcgggcgggcggcgcgctggCGTACGCCGTGTACGCCGTGGGCACCACGCGCGCGCTCACCGACAGCGCCTTCCCCACCGACAACAGCGCGCTGCTCGGATACTCCAACGGGCAGGCCATACaactcgccaccgctgctgag GGCAGCGAGCCAGTGGTAATGATGGTGGACGGCAACGGCGCCCTGTACCCGGTGTCGCGCGACTGCGTGGGCATGGTGCGCGAGCCGCCGCCGCTCAACCTGCCGCCCGCCCGCGCGCTGGCCGCGCACGCGCTGCCGCTGCACccgcacgccgccgccgccgccgccgcgcacccGCACCACACCGCGCTCAAGTCGCAG GTTGCGCTGATTATCTTAGTGCCGGAGCCGCAGCTCATGATGCCGCGCGTGCTTCGCTGCGACCTCGACGGCGTACGTCAATTGTTGCACCAACTCGAATCTGACTCCAACA AACAACAGATCTTGTCCATATTACAAGAGCGTTGCGATGGCAACAGGAATATTCTACACGCGTGCGTACATATGTGCGCGCCTACATCTAACAAGGAACCTGATATAG CGGGTGGAACGAGCTCGGGAGGCGCTGGCGCTGAGGAGTCGGTGCCCGCCATCTCCTGGCCGCCAGAGACCTTCGAGGCCTCCGGAGACGAAGACAGCTTGATGGGACTCACCAACAATGG TAAAATGTCTGGCGGTGGTAACAGTGGCGGCGGCGCGGTGAGCGCGGACCCGGCGGAGCGGCGCGGCAACGCGCTGGCGGCCTTGCGGGCCCTCTGCGAGAGCTCGCTGCTGCAGCCCTTCCTCATGCAGCTCCTCACCGCCAA GGATGGAATGGGCCAGACTCCACTGATGGCCGCGGTAGCAGAACGCGCATACCGTGCGGCCCTTGTAATACTGGATGCCATTCGTGCCTGCCCCGAAGCGGACGAAGCACAACGCTCGGCCGCCATCTTCCCGCCCAACGCCAGCCCAGACCATTCGCCACTGCTGGTACTCTGCTGCAATGACACCTGCAGCTTCACTTGGACAGGACAGGAGCATATTAATCAG GATATATTCGAGTGCAAAACGTGCGGTCTGACAGGATCCCTTTGCTGCTGCACTGAATGTGCTAAG GTATGCCATAAAGGCCATGACTGCAAGCTAAAGCGGACGTCTCCGACGGCGTATTGCGATTGCTGGGAGAAGTGTCGCTGCAAGGCACTCGTCGGCGGCAACTGGACCGCGCGCTGTGACCTACTCGCGAGGCTCGCTAGAGACACGTCACTTGCTACACATTTCAACTCAAG GGGTGAATCGATCCTCCTGTTCCTAGTTCAGACAGTTGGACGTCAAGCGGTGGAACAGCGCCAGTTCCGCGCCGGTGGAGGGCGCGGTCGCGGCCCTCGCAAGCAGCCTGGCTCTGACGCTGAAGTAGACGCTCCAGACCATGACCTTGAACCGCCCAAGTTCGCCAGAAGGGCGTTACTGCATTTATTGG GTGATTGGCCGGCTGTTGAAGCTGCCGTAATGTGTGGCGCCAGTGGTGCTGCGGGAGAATCCGAGAGTCGTCCCAGTAGCCCTTCGCCCTCACAGTCCGGCACCACGCTGTTAGACAAGTTCACGCATGCGCTCATTGTTAAGTGCACTAATGAG ATGCTGGACACCCTGCTACATACTTTGATTCGTGAGCAACAAAATGATACAATTCCGGGTCGTGCTGAACGTGCGCGTGAAGTGGCGCGACGTTTCGTGCGTTCCGTTGCTAGAATATTCGTCATATTCAGCGTAGAGATGGCTCCGGGAGCGGCTAAGAAGAAAGG ACCTCTATCGATCACATCATCTCTGGTCCGATGTCGTCGAGTATTCGCCGCGCTAGTCGCGCTCGCTGTGGAAGAACTAGTAGAGGCGGCCGACGCACTGCTTGCCCCGGTACGACTAGGTGTCGTGCGTCCCACAGCTCCGTTCCCGCTAGCGACCACCTATGTGGACCTCGTGAACGGCAGCGAAGACTTGTTCGGCGTCGAACCTCTTTCTACTGGACATTCGAGGCTTGCACATGCGCGCAG AGAGTCGACGGCTGGCGGCGGTCGCGGCGCGGTGGCGGGCGGCACCTCGATGGGCAGCTCCACGCTGGTGCCGGACCGCTCGTCCACGCCGGTGGCCACCGAGTACGCCGACGACGTCGCGGGCGAAGCGCTCGGCGCTGACGACGACGCCTCCGAGACTGACGAGCCCGGAGCACCCGCGCCCAACCACGGCCAGCATGCCGCGCAGCCGCAGGATAATCAACATCATGATGATGCTATGGCCGACAG AGGTCAAGAACAACACGTAGTCGTGGAGAACGGCACGGAACGCGCTGAAGGCGGCGAGAGTGAGAGCGAGTTGGACTTGTTAGCCGAAGTGGAAACTGAGAGCGACTCTGATGATCAGGACAACGGGGAGTCTGCTCAACGCAGCGTCCAGACCGGGGCCACGCAAGGTTCCGACGCCG GTATTGCATCGCTGCTGCTATACCCTGATGACGAGAGCGGCGACTCTACCCAGCCTGAGGACGAAGACTCCGAGGCAGGCGAGACTGACGAACAGGACGGAGAAGCCGAGCCGCCGCTACACGACGGCGAAACCCTCGAGAGACGCGCCGCTCCGCCTGCGCGGCCCAACCTAGCACCGCATTCCATGCAGTGGGCCATACG CAGATCTCGCGAGACAGCTCGCGGCACGAGCGGCAGCACGGGCGGCGTCCGACTGACGGGCAGCTCGTCGCTGGTGTTCATCGACCCCGCGTCGCTGCGCCGCTCGGCTGCGGCCGCGGCTGGTGCCCACGACCCGCATTCCACCTCCACTACTGCTTCTTGCCTCGCTAGAGCTTTTG GCATCGTGATCCGTCAGATAGCGGACTTACTCTGGGAGTATGAGCGAGTAACATTGCCATTACCGCGAATGGTGCCGCTGGCATATCGCGAGGCGCTGCGCCTGCAGTGCTACCTCGAACGACAACTCAAACCCACATGGGACTGGCTAGTCACTGTAATGGACGCCACTGAAGCACAACTAAG ATTCGGTGCGTCACTGACTTCTAACAATGCAAGTACCTCGACGGGCGACAGCGGTCGGTCTGCAGCGCCGGCTACTCGCCGCACTACATCACTGACGTCACCAGCTACTCGCATTATAGGCTTTTCTGAAGGACCCAGAGCGCGGGATCGCGAACAAG GTGTGGAAGCGGGCAGCGCGCGTCGCGAGTTCCTGGCGTACTGCCTGTCGCTGCTCCGCGCACACAGCGCCGAGCACGCGGAGCAGCTGCCCGTGCTGGACGTGGCGGCGCTCAAGCACGTGGCCTACGTGCTCGACGCGCTCGTCTACTACATGCGCGCCGCGCAGCCGCAGCCGCACCACCACCACCATCTCTGGACACCG GACGAAAATGAAAACGAAGAAGGCGACGAAGAGATGGTAGTGGGCGGCGGAACTGCGGCCGAGTCCGACAGCGAGGGCGAGGGGGCTCGCGGCCGAGCGCATGCCTTCTTCCAGCGATCCGACTCTACCCTGTGTCTTGGCTGTCCTCCGCCGGATCCCTTCAACA tGACTATGCAAGACGCACTACCGCTAGCTGATCAGCCGCAACTCCTTCAACCGAACGCTCGTCGTGAGGAATTGTTCGGAATGCCTCGACAGCCCGTTACCGTGCCCGCCTCCGGTGACGCGCCGCCCGGTGTGAACAACCCGCTAGAAGGTAACATTGCAC TGGTTCCTCGACGCCTGGGCCTGTCGACACGCGGGACTGACCGCGGCTGGTCGCCGCCAGCCCGACCCGCGTCTGCACCACCTACTCACACCCATACGCTGACTAGAGACGAGCCACAG GACCTATCTTGTGCGAAAGACGCATCCACTAAAATGGACATTGACACTGATGGTGAATACTTATCTGACTCTGATTCTAACGAAGCCCGACAGATTCCAAGAAAGAAGCACCACAG ACATCCACATTCAGTCAACCTGACGACTGGAAACAGTTCCATGCATGACTCCATGGCGCAGCCGTCTGAGTTCCACACACTAGTAGACACAGCTTGTTCTATCATTGAAGCGCCTCATCAGCAGAACATCTCAGCGTCTCCATCGCCAG GACCAAGCGGCTCCAACACAGTGGTAGCAGAAGCCCGCGCCTCGTCGTCCCGAAGCCCCGGCAAGACTGTTATTGTACGTGCT GGCGAGCTGTTAAGTGCAGCAGATCCACTAGAGTCTCAGGAGATATCAGCTCACGTGACGGTGGAGACCACCGGCTTACCGCCGCCACCACTCTTGCCAACTCTTACTGCACCGGCTCAACC CCGCGCGTGTCCATCATTAGGCGCATCTGTGTCCCACGATCTCCTCCTGGGCAGATGGCGCCTGTCTCTAGACCTGTTCGGACGTGTATTCACTGAGGATGTAGGCCTGGAGCCTGGCTCCGTGGTTGCTGAGCTCGGCGGCTTCCCTCTCAAAGAGGTGAAGTTCCGCAGAGACATGGAAAAGCTCAGGAATTCACAACAGAGGGATTTGACGTTACATAAG ATGGAACGTGACCGTGCCAAGTTGCTGCAACAAACGTTTGCGGAGTTGAACAGCGCCTTCGCGGGGCAGAACAGGCGAGCACACAGTGCTCAGCCGCCGCTGGCCGTCAACCGCGTCAAGGTGACCTTCCGCGACGAGCCCGGCGAGGGCAGCGGCGTCGCTCGCTCCTTCTACACCAGTGTCGCTGAG gCGTTATTAGCAAACGAGAAGCTCCCGCCTTTGGAGCCCGCGACCGGCAGCGGAACAACGAGTAGCAGTACCAACGGCACGTCAGGATCTGCCAACACCAACGCCGGCGGAGCGAGCAGTAACAGCGGAGCTCG GAGTGGAGCGGGTCGCGCAAGGTCTAAAGACGCGGCGCGGCGAACTCCCGGCcggcccgcgccgcgcccgcctgcATCACGCGAGCCGCGCAGAGTGCTCAGCGTCGACGCGAGGCCCTATTCGCCACAG GCTGCTCCCGGTACGGAAGGCGCTGGTTACAGCGGTGACAGACCCGGTGGACATAACGAACATCTCACATTGCACCAGGCACAACTTGGCGAACGACTGTATCCTAGG GTTCATTCATTACACCCGACTTTTGCGGGCAAGATTACTGGCATGTTATTAGAATTGACGCCGGCACAGTTGCTTGTGCTGCTTGCTAGCGAAGATGCGTTGCGACAGAAAGTGCGCGAAGCCATGGATCTCATAGTCATGCATCCTTCCGAAGCTATACTAG ATTTAGACGTATTCTCGCTGTCggagcgcggcggcggcggcgcgagcggcgcgggcgcgggcgcggcgggcacGTCGGGAAGCGCGCCGGCGCCGGCCGACGACGCGGCGCCGCTGTTCTACTCGCCCGGCAAGCGCGGCTACTACTCGCCGCGCCAGGGACGCGCCACTCCCGAACGTATTAACGCTTTTAGAAATGTTGGCAG gaTAATCGGATTATGCCTCCTTCAAAACGAACTTTGTCCAATGTTCCTAAATAGACACGTCCTCAAATATATTTTGGCTCGACCGGTGAGGTTCCACGACCTCGCATTCTTCGATCCGGTAGTCTACGAGAGTCTTCGACAGTTAGTTGTAGATGCTGAGACAGGAGACTCGCATTCCCTTTTTGCTGCTTTAGATCTCAACTTTAG TTTGGAAATGTGTGAAGAAGAAGGTGGTGGTTGTGTGGAGCTGGTGCCTGGCGGACGCGACATCGAAGTGACCGCGCTCAACGTGTATGACTACGTGCGCAAGTACGCACAGCATCGGATGCTGCTCTCACAAGAGAAGGCCCTTGAG gcAATGCGCGTTGGTGTACTCGACGTGCTTCCCGAATCTGCGTTAGAAGGCTTGACTGCGGAAGACTTGAGGCTGTTGCTAAATGGAGTAGGAGACATTAACGTGGCTGCTTTGGTGTCTTACACCAGCTTTAACGATGAGAGCGGGGAGCCCTCCGAGCGACTTGCGCGTTTCAAGCGCTGGCTGTGGGCAATCGTAGATAAGATGACTCATTTGGAGCGTCAGGATTTG GTGTATTTCTGGACCGGGTCCCCTGCGCTGCCCGCCTCCGAGGAAGGCTTCCAGCCGATGCCGTCGGTGACCATCCGGCCGGCAGACGACGCGCACCTGCCCACCGCCAACACGTGCATATCGCGCCTCTACATCCCGCTGTACTCCTCGCGACATGTGCTCAAGCATAAATTACTGCTTGCCATCAAAACCAAGAACTTTGGCTTCGTCTAG